DNA sequence from the Poecilia reticulata strain Guanapo linkage group LG19, Guppy_female_1.0+MT, whole genome shotgun sequence genome:
GTGTACAATATATTTTACGACGTATTTATTAAGATCCAGCTGCGTGCGGACAAGGTCCAGAGCGGCAGCTCTGAGGTTTACCTCCAGGGCAGGACAGCACCTCCACCAGCTGGTACGGCAGGCGGCCCTTCTTCATCCGGTGCACCAACGTCTGGATGTTTCTGAAACCGTAGATGgcagcaaactgcagcagcGTTTCCCCGTCTTTCTCCAGCGTCACTTCCTGGAAGTCACGATTCCTGTAAACATGATACAACAAGTAGAATAATAACTTAAAGGCAATGAAATTAACTGGGCTATTTTACAAAGGCTGGGTAGAAATTGTAGTCTCCAAgtgtgggaagaaaaaaaaaattccaaaggaatgcaatatattttgtttgtattgtgGAGTAGTTTAAtgaaataagcaattaatcaattaattgcataataaattaacattaattGATCATTTCCATGcagataagttttttttacaaagtttacagacacttcataattcattttatttatgggttcAGATTTGCatgcttttcatttgtttattttattgtttttggttgtgtttttattttcagcatttaaaatgtcttcctattcctttgttttttttaaaacaaaattaaagctcATTAGTCTTTGATAGGGGGCAAATTGGCATCGTCtaggacaatttatcatcaagtaaaatttgtttttgtgacaggcCGAGTTGTAAAGTACTGCGAAACTGTCATTACTCTGACCTGAGGGTTTTGTATGTGATTTCCTGCACGTCGATGGCGAACACCTCCTTCGCCGTGTGTTTGAACACGTGCTCCAGGAATCCTTCGGAGCCTCTACCGTCATGCCTCATCAGCGCCACGTCCCCACCTTCACCCAgcctgcaaaacacacaaaacagttatagacaaactcattttaagccttttttagcTGTTCATTTAGTctacttaattttaaaaacctgattggTCAAACTGCATGatcttttgtctgtttatgaACTCACAGATGGTCCAGTGGGACTGAGCCCAGTTCCTCCACAGATATTTTCCTCTTCTGCATCAGGCGGTAGATCTCCTCTGAAAGATAAATCTTAGGtcattctttaaaatatatatatatatatttctataaaataaaacaaaaaaccacgcacacacacacacacacacacaattccTGTTACGTGCTCGGGATTTACGAGCCAGGCATTTCTTCAGGAGTCCCTGACTCACCTCAATGCACAAAAAGGTgctatttttggtttaaacagTAGACGTGTTTTCAATGATGTCACCAATGGTCATGTGACCAGCTTTCAGTATAGTTGGTGAAGCAGAAGTCGTGGTCACATTTATGTATAAAGTATAAAGCAAAACTCTTACGTTAATGTGGCCAAAAAATAACTTCTGTTAGTTCAGCCTCCACATGATAAACTGAAACGCCATTGAATTAAGTTACGGGAGGAATTatcaacaagtcatatcaaaacagagaggaagtaTGCTAACGTTAGCCTAGCGCTGACATCATTTCTAGCAGTAGTAAAGAGTTTATTGAAGAGTCCAGTCGAAAATTTCAATTAGAACTGCTTC
Encoded proteins:
- the LOC108165649 gene encoding nuclear prelamin A recognition factor-like codes for the protein MQKRKISVEELGSVPLDHLLGEGGDVALMRHDGRGSEGFLEHVFKHTAKEVFAIDVQEITYKTLRNRDFQEVTLEKDGETLLQFAAIYGFRNIQTLVHRMKKGRLPYQLVEVLSCPGGCLSGRGQAESEAGGRVDKGLVQQMEEVYISLPVRLPELNPVLNKLYQDWLHGPDSDQASKLLHTEFKGQSQSNTQPPHMEW